The genomic window GGGGGTTAAAAACACTTTCTCCGTCTTCCTTTCCTTAGGAAACAAGAGAATGCCGTTTAAAATTAACCCCTTTTCTTTCTTAAGATAGTAAAGATAGAACCCAAGCTGAAGCCTCGCAAGCTCTTTATGTTTGGAAGACTTCTTAACCTCAGCGAGAAGCTCATCTTTAAAAAGATCTATTTTAAGAAGCTGATCTATGAACACTTCTTTTCTGAAACGAGCATAGCTTGTCTCATGCACGAGCCTTCCCAGAAAAAGGAGCTCATGCTCCTGATCAGATTCTATAGAATGGTAGAGAAACCAGCCCTGTCGCGGACAAGTCGCATAAGCGAGGAAGACAGAAGCATTTATATCTCTCACAGAAAGATCGCCTCTTCCAAAATCCCACGCGTGAAGCCAGTTTCTTCAGAATATATATTCTCAAACTCTGGATGCTTTCTCGGAAGATGACAAACGGTTGAAAGGAACGGTAAACAACCCAAACGGAGAGTTTTAAGAACTCCCTGTGGGACACCAACGATATATCTCCATAGCTTAGGCCTAATCTCCAAAAACATGTTTCTCTTTTTCATCCTTTTCTCATAGCTTGAAGCAGACATACTCTCAATATGGCGGAGAATCTCAACAAGCTTAGTCGCTTCTTCATCCCATTCTATGAAAACAGGAATTTGATCAACGCTTTCTATGAGCTTATACATTCCCACCTCCCCATAAGACAAATCAGCTATAGCCTGGCTTAACTCTTTATACTGAGAAACAGCTTCTCTTATACTCTCAAAATAGAGCTCAACAACCTTAAGATAGTCCTTCTCAAATATGCTACCTTCCCTCCCCAATAGAAGATTCCTTGTGATAGAAAGCAAAGTTTCATCATATATGTAGCTTGCGAGGAGCCTATTAGTCTTTTCATCCATGAGACGCAACAACACTACTTTCCCCTTATCAAGCATGGCATTTCTATTGCACCTTCCTGCAGATTGAATGATAGAATCCAAAGGAGCAAAGTCTCTTATAACCTTCTGAAAATCTATATCGATGCCTGCTTCAACAACCTGAGTTGATACAAGAATCAGTTTTTTTCTCCCCAGAAGAGCTCTCAACTTTTCTATCCTATTTTCTCGATGGATAGGTATTAAAGCTGCCGAAAGATAAAAGAGGGTATATTCCTTCCCCACAACTTCTTTAAGCCTTTTGTAAACCTCCTGCGCCGACCTAACAGTATTCATTATTACTAAAAGATTATCCGTTGAATCGATTTCTGGTAAAAGCCATTCCTCGATATCGAAACAAGAACGCTCTTTAAAAACAGGATAAAGATGAGTTCTGGAAAGATTCTCAAAATAGTAAGTTTTCTTCGGCATGGTAAGTTCAAGAGCTTCTCTAAGTAAAGCGGGACGCGTAGCCGTCATCAAAACAACATATGTCTTCCAATGCTCGGCTAAAAATTTAAGCATCTTTTCCATGGAGTCCCAGTATCTAACCGGAAAGTTTTGAACCTCATCCAAAATAAGAATGCTCCCCATTAGGCGGTGCAATCTCCTAAAGCTTGAACGGTGATTGCTAAAAATGGTCTCGAAAAGCTGAACGAATGTCGAAACTATAATTTCAGCATCCCACGTTTCTACAATGCTAAAGGCTTTGTCATAATCCCCAAATAGAGCATTTTCCTTTATGAGAAAGGAAGGATCGGTTCTATAGTGATGCTTGATTATAACCCTTTCTGGAATACGCTTCCTGATAAGAACCTTTCTCAAGATTTCATAATTTTGATCTATTATACTGGTAAATGGAAGAACGTATATTATTCTTGAAGAATACCCCTTCTCTCTTTCTATTCTATTCCGAAGTTTTAAAGCAAAAGAGAAACCAGCTAGCGTTTTGCCTATGCCTGTAGGAGCCGTTATTGATAGAAGTCTTTCTGAGAGAGAAATTCTACCAGCTTTCTGAACTATATCACTGTAAAATTCTCTTCTTAACGACATAAGGGGTGAACTTCCCCTTAAAGACACTACGAAATCATCCACTATACTCGAGGGTATGTTCACTCTTTCCATATTGGCAGGAAGATCCAAAACCGCTCTGATATCTGCATCTACGAGCATCCCGAGAAGCAAATTGGTTCGAAGATATAAAGTAAAATCCTTCCTGTTTCTAACCATGTCATAGGCTTTCCAAGAAAATTCACCCTCAAACTCTTCCTGAGAAGGAAAGATAAGATCTTTATACTCTAAAAGAGCAGAATACTGGCGTTCCAGAATAGACCACATGCAGGAATAACAAAGCTCATCCTCAAGATTATAAAGCACAGAATGATGTGATTTTATAGCCAAAAAAAGAGGGAGCTTCCACTCAAGCGGAAGCTCCCTTGCATGATTCCATAAGGTTAAAACAGCAGAAAGAAGAGCATGGGAAGAGAGTTTACCACTTACTCTACTTCCTCGGAGATGGTCCTGAAAAAAGCGAGTTGCTTTTCCAAG from Synergistota bacterium includes these protein-coding regions:
- the cas4 gene encoding CRISPR-associated protein Cas4; protein product: MRDINASVFLAYATCPRQGWFLYHSIESDQEHELLFLGRLVHETSYARFRKEVFIDQLLKIDLFKDELLAEVKKSSKHKELARLQLGFYLYYLKKEKGLILNGILLFPKERKTEKVFLTPELERKIEEILEEMKEVLSKPFPPPLRKRSCCKSCSYLEVCWG
- the cas3 gene encoding CRISPR-associated helicase Cas3', with translation MEEYLDDLPVQDDLLRKSALLCAEWHDLGKATRFFQDHLRGSRVSGKLSSHALLSAVLTLWNHARELPLEWKLPLFLAIKSHHSVLYNLEDELCYSCMWSILERQYSALLEYKDLIFPSQEEFEGEFSWKAYDMVRNRKDFTLYLRTNLLLGMLVDADIRAVLDLPANMERVNIPSSIVDDFVVSLRGSSPLMSLRREFYSDIVQKAGRISLSERLLSITAPTGIGKTLAGFSFALKLRNRIEREKGYSSRIIYVLPFTSIIDQNYEILRKVLIRKRIPERVIIKHHYRTDPSFLIKENALFGDYDKAFSIVETWDAEIIVSTFVQLFETIFSNHRSSFRRLHRLMGSILILDEVQNFPVRYWDSMEKMLKFLAEHWKTYVVLMTATRPALLREALELTMPKKTYYFENLSRTHLYPVFKERSCFDIEEWLLPEIDSTDNLLVIMNTVRSAQEVYKRLKEVVGKEYTLFYLSAALIPIHRENRIEKLRALLGRKKLILVSTQVVEAGIDIDFQKVIRDFAPLDSIIQSAGRCNRNAMLDKGKVVLLRLMDEKTNRLLASYIYDETLLSITRNLLLGREGSIFEKDYLKVVELYFESIREAVSQYKELSQAIADLSYGEVGMYKLIESVDQIPVFIEWDEEATKLVEILRHIESMSASSYEKRMKKRNMFLEIRPKLWRYIVGVPQGVLKTLRLGCLPFLSTVCHLPRKHPEFENIYSEETGFTRGILEEAIFL